One window of Schistosoma mansoni, WGS project CABG00000000 data, supercontig 0352, strain Puerto Rico, whole genome shotgun sequence genomic DNA carries:
- a CDS encoding COG4 transport protein,putative: MNNHINVKILNKEIHNFEKSVGCQLSSLSVMCSGARLVGPGFESREAGPWMRTAEESHNRTKWPSSASRFSMVV; encoded by the coding sequence ATGAATAATCATATTAAcgttaaaattttaaataaagagATTCACAATTTTGAGAAGTcggttggatgccagctcagtagtctatcggttatgtgctctggcgcgagactggtaggtcctgggttcgaatctcgcgaggcgggaccgtggatgcgcactgctgaggagtcccacaataggacgaaatggccatccagtgcttccaggttttccatggtggtctag